In a single window of the Anaerotruncus rubiinfantis genome:
- a CDS encoding GNAT family N-acetyltransferase — protein sequence MGTEFINLTAENLDKEHLCCIIRSKKPHPGVEEKRQWLSDRLREGHVFRKLDAKATVFIEYAPLETAWVPIVGDNYIYLYCLWVTGDCKGKGYGKALMEYCLADAKTKGKSGVCMLGAKKQKSWLSDQAFAKKYGFEVVDTTEQGYDLLACSFDGTVPQFAPRAKCGRIDSEALTIYYDMQCPYIPQRVGRVRQYCEKNGIPLELIRVDTLQKAKELPCVFNNWAVFYKGKFETVNLLEDVSLARILKK from the coding sequence ATGGGTACGGAATTTATCAACCTGACGGCAGAAAACCTGGACAAGGAACATCTGTGCTGTATTATTCGCAGCAAAAAACCACACCCCGGCGTGGAGGAAAAGCGGCAATGGCTTTCGGACCGGCTGCGGGAGGGACATGTTTTTCGCAAGCTCGATGCGAAGGCCACGGTTTTCATCGAGTATGCGCCGCTCGAAACCGCCTGGGTCCCCATCGTTGGGGACAACTATATTTATCTGTACTGTCTGTGGGTCACCGGAGACTGTAAGGGAAAAGGATATGGCAAAGCGCTGATGGAATATTGTCTGGCCGATGCAAAAACGAAAGGTAAATCCGGCGTTTGCATGCTCGGGGCGAAAAAGCAGAAGTCCTGGCTTTCCGATCAGGCGTTTGCGAAGAAGTACGGCTTCGAGGTTGTGGACACGACCGAACAGGGGTATGACCTGCTGGCATGCTCGTTTGATGGGACCGTGCCGCAGTTTGCGCCGCGTGCAAAGTGCGGGCGCATCGACAGCGAAGCGCTGACCATCTATTACGATATGCAGTGCCCTTATATCCCGCAGCGGGTCGGGCGGGTCCGGCAGTACTGTGAAAAGAATGGAATTCCGCTGGAACTGATCCGGGTGGATACGCTGCAGAAGGCAAAGGAACTGCCCTGCGTATTCAACAACTGGGCTGTTTTTTATAAAGGAAAGTTTGAAACAGTGAATCTGCTGGAGGATGTGTCGCTCGCGCGGATCCTCAAAAAATGA